Proteins encoded together in one Triticum dicoccoides isolate Atlit2015 ecotype Zavitan chromosome 7B, WEW_v2.0, whole genome shotgun sequence window:
- the LOC119340332 gene encoding crocetin glucosyltransferase, chloroplastic-like translates to MPPQPHFLVLTYPLQGHIAPALRLARRLLAAAPGALVTFSTTVTAHRRMFPAEADAPDGGDGRLEFLPFSDGFDNGYDRTTDPAACTDYIASFHAAGARSVGELVDALAARGRPVTRVVYTMLLPWAADVAREKGVPSALYWIQPAAVLAVYYHFFYGHAGVVTDNRHDPSFIVRLPGLPPLAVQDLPSIITESTDPSEFYHSIYTTIRDLFHTLDRETPRANVLVNTCQELEVSALAAMGAYNALPIGPVPPSGDETGLFKQDGAKYMEWLDTKPADSVVYVAFGSRAGMDREQLDELLLDLEQSGRPYLCVVRKDVKAEFADGEATREPETNARLRNGMVVEWCDQVRVLSHAAVGCFVTHCGWNSVMESLACGVPMVCVPHMSDQRMNAWLVECEWRVGARAEVRSDGVLRLRATGVRQRVEEVMQEGEAGAGAARRAASEWKRVVAEALGKGGSSDRNLRAFVEAVDSGVSV, encoded by the coding sequence ATGCCTCCGCAGCCGCACTTCCTCGTGCTCACGTACCCGCTCCAGGGACACATCGCGCCGGCGCTCCGCCTCGCCCGGCGCCTGCTCGCCGCTGCGCCTGGCGCGCTCGTCACGTTCTCCACCACCGTGACCGCGCACCGCCGCATGTTCCCGGCGGAGGCGGACGCGCCCGACGGCGGCGACGGCCGCCTCGAGTTCCTCCCGTTCTCGGACGGCTTCGACAACGGGTACGACAGGACCACCGACCCCGCGGCGTGCACCGACTACATTGCGTCCTTCCACGCCGCGGGCGCGCGCAGCGTCGGGGAGCTGGTGGACGCGCTCGCCGCGCGCGGCCGCCCCGTGACCCGCGTCGTCTACACGATGCTCCTCCCGTGGGCCGCTGACGTCGCGCGCGAGAAAGGCGTGCCGTCCGCGCTCTACTGGATCCAGCCGGCTGCCGTGTTGGCCGTCTACTACCATTTCTTCTACGGCCACGCCGGCGTCGTGACCGACAACCGCCACGACCCGTCGTTCATCGTGCGGCTCCCGGGCCTCCCTCCGCTGGCCGTGCAGGACCTCCCGTCCATCATCACGGAGTCCACCGACCCCTCCGAGTTCTACCACAGCATCTACACTACCATCCGCGACCTGTTCCACACGCTCGACAGGGAAACCCCCAGAGCAAACGTGCTCGTCAACACGTGCCAGGAACTCGAGGTGAGCGCGCTCGCCGCCATGGGAGCGTACAACGCGCTGCCGATTGGCCCAGTGCCCCCGTCCGGCGACGAGACCGGCCTCTTCAAGCAGGACGGCGCCAAGTACATGGAGTGGCTCGATACCAAGCCGGCCGATTCCGTGGTGTACGTCGCGTTCGGGAGCCGGGCGGGGATGGACAGGGAGCAGCTCGACGAGCTGCTCCTCGACCTCGAGCAGAGCGGGAGGCCTTACCTCTGCGTCGTCCGGAAGGACGTCAAGGCCGAGTTCGCCGATGGCGAGGCGACGCGGGAGCCCGAGACGAACGCGCGGCTCaggaacggcatggtggtggagtggTGCGACCAGGTGCGGGTGCTCTCGCACGCGGCGGTGGGCTGCTTCGTGACGCATTGTGGATGGAACTCGGTGATGGAGAGCCTGGCGTGCGGCGTGCCGATGGTGTGCGTTCCCCATATGTCGGACCAGCGGATGAACGCGTGGCTCGTCGAGTGCGAGTGGCGCGTGGGAGCCCGCGCGGAGGTGCGCAGCGACGGCGTGTTGCGCTTGCGCGCGACCGGGGTAAGGCAGCGCGTAGAGGAGGTGATGCAGGAGGGTGAGGCCGGAGCGGGGGCTGCGCGGCGCGCGGCGTCGGAGTGGAAGCGGGTGGTCGCTGAGGCTCTCGGGAAAGGTGGCTCGTCGGATCGTAATCTGAGGGCATTCGTCGAGGCCGTCGATAGTGGTGTGTCCGTATGA